The genomic DNA GTGAATATCAAATTGAATGGAATTGTGAAATTAATGAAAACTTAGAAAAGCCAAAAGGTTTGTTGGACTACTGTGGGAAACTATTGCTTTGGAGTGATGATTATCAAACTTTAGAAAAAGATTTTAAAACCATAGAGAATTTTAATTTTTTAGAAGTTAAGTGAACCTTAAAATAGAAAGGAAAAGTATTATGAATTTCAATTATAAATTTAGTGAAAAAGAAAATAAAAATTTAGTAACCAATTTTAGTAATTTTTTTAGCCATCCTTATAAAAATTATTTCTCATTTAAAAAAGAGGTATCGGAAGTTATAAGTGAAAACAAAAATATAAAAAGGTTTATGGGCTATTTAAAAAATAATGAATCTGAAAAAGGATTAAGTTTGATTTCAAACTGCCCGATTGATGAAGTTTTACCAAACCTCACAAAGGATAATCCAGTTGAAGAAAAAAGAAATTTAAAGAAGACATTTATAGCAGAAGCTTTTTTAGAATCTATAAGTCAAGCAATGAATTTAGAAGTTATAGGGCACAAAAGTGTTAATAACGGTGATTTTTTTCATGACATATATCCGATTAAAAATATGTACCAATCTCAATCTCAAAAGACACTGGATTCGTTAAAGTTTCACAAAGATTTTACCAATCATTTTGCAAGACCGTCTCATGTGATAGTTTTATGTCTTCGCAATGATCCAGTTAATGAAATTGTTAGTACTTTTGTAGAAAATCAAGTGGTAATAGAAAATTTACCCCCTCAGGACCTTAAGCTTTTAAAGCAACCAATTTATTATACTCCTTTTGACGATATAAGCGCTAAAAAAATAGCTTCTATTACAGATAAGAAACCTTTGGAACACGCTATTATTGAAGGAAAAAACAATATTCGTTACTTTGAAGGAAGAACAACTTCTG from bacterium includes the following:
- a CDS encoding TauD/TfdA family dioxygenase, whose product is MNFNYKFSEKENKNLVTNFSNFFSHPYKNYFSFKKEVSEVISENKNIKRFMGYLKNNESEKGLSLISNCPIDEVLPNLTKDNPVEEKRNLKKTFIAEAFLESISQAMNLEVIGHKSVNNGDFFHDIYPIKNMYQSQSQKTLDSLKFHKDFTNHFARPSHVIVLCLRNDPVNEIVSTFVENQVVIENLPPQDLKLLKQPIYYTPFDDISAKKIASITDKKPLEHAIIEGKNNIRYFEGRTTSDVAEAKKVLEHLRLLIHEYKQEYQMQPGDCVIFNNDLYLHGKEVRKINDINALQNRWLMKIHAVDNIKAFKKHFSPEQYGVVNG